A single Montipora foliosa isolate CH-2021 chromosome 7, ASM3666993v2, whole genome shotgun sequence DNA region contains:
- the LOC138009810 gene encoding uncharacterized protein, with protein MTEAPSGPSFLRLPESEWPQDATAADQRGVEREQRTVHVVFEGNKGQLPLDCKKFSSWKRLVRVTAYTSRFVWNLCAHWRNRLANQACKPKDGPLSNEELQSAERMWVKELQIGLKVRLSKGGFKNLSPYTNREGIVRVGGRVEKALVSYDSKHPVLLPGDHWISRLIIQHIHQCGHSGVAATVAKSRKKYWIIRAHDLAKTIKFRCVICREVAAKVETQVMADFPHNRLAPFTPPFHFTSCDYFGLYQVKIGRNKTTKLYGVLFTCLNTRAVHLELATDCSTMELMQVLGRFFVVRGLPALMISDNGSQMVGAEWELQAIVKGLDTAHKWLALNGNYKQW; from the coding sequence ATGACTGAAGCTCCATCAGGACCTAGCTTCCTTCGTCTTCCTGAGAGTGAATGGCCACAAGATGCAACAGCTGCTGACCAAAGGGGAGTTGAGAGGGAACAACGCACAGTCCACGTAGTCTTTGAGGGAAACAAGGGACAGCTACCCCTAGACTGCAAAAAGTTTTCAAGCTGGAAAAGACTGGTTCGTGTGACAGCGTATACTTCAAGATTTGTGTGGAACCTTTGCGCACATTGGCGCAACCGATTAGCAAACCAGGCTTGTAAGCCTAAAGATGGCCCCCTTTCAAACGAAGAGCTACAGAGTGCGGAGAGGATGTGGGTAAAGGAACTGCAGATAGGTCTGAAGGTCCGTCTCAGCAAAGGTGGATTCAAGAATCTCAGTCCATACACCAACCGAGAGGGCATCGTTAGAGTTGGTGGTCGTGTCGAGAAAGCTTTAGTTTCTTACGACAGCAAGCATCCAGTATTGCTGCCTGGCGATCATTGGATATCTCGGTTGATCATACAGCACATTCACCAGTGTGGACACTCAGGGGTGGCAGCAACAGTAGctaaatcaagaaaaaagtatTGGATAATCCGAGCCCATGACTTAGCGAAGACAATCAAATTTAGATGTGTGATTTGTCGTGAAGTGGCAGCGAAAGTGGAGACCCAAGTCATGGCCGACTTTCCGCATAACCGTCTGGCTCCTTTTACACCTCCGTTTCACTTCACATCCTGCGATTATTTTGGCCTGTACCAAGTGAAGATTGGTCGAAATAAGACTACCAAACTTTATGGAGTGCTATTCACCTGTTTAAATACTAGGGCAGTTCACCTAGAACTCGCAACGGACTGCTCAACAATGGAACTGATGCAGGTGTTAGGAAGATTCTTTGTTGTTAGAGGATTGCCAGCATTGATGATTAGTGACAACGGCTCACAAATGGTTGGGGCTGAATGGGAACTACAAGCAATAGTGAAAGGATTGGATACGGCTCACAAATGGTTGGCGCTGAACGGGAACTACAAGCAATGGTGA
- the LOC138009812 gene encoding uncharacterized protein: MDTDRLKEFCADKGMKWQFATPAAPHQNGCAEALVKSCKLTLKKAIRDQVLTPFEIHTYLLEVANLVNQRPIGRIPNDPDDGSYICPNDILLGRASSQVPQGPFRQTQNPRHRFEFVQKIVDSFWTCWTRDVFPSLLPRKKWHAEKRNVRVGHFVIMQSSNAVRGKWNVGRIINVYPGRDSRGRNVKVKTRNGEYQRPISKIAVIYPAEGYDDDCL, translated from the coding sequence ATGGATACGGACAGACTTAAAGAATTTTGTGCAGACAAGGGGATGAAATGGCAATTTGCCACACCAGCTGCTCCTCATCAGAATGGGTGTGCGGAAGCACTAGTGAAGAGCTGCAAGCTTACCTTAAAGAAAGCGATCAGAGATCAAGTGCTAACCCCTTTTGAGATACACACCTACCTATTGGAAGTAGCAAACCTAGTCAACCAGCGCCCAATAGGACGAATTCCCAACGATCCAGATGATGGCTCATACATTTGTCCCAATGATATCCTACTTGGTCGAGCATCATCACAAGTTCCACAAGGACCGTTCCGCCAGACACAGAACCCGCGACATAGATTTGAGTTTGTTCAGAAAATCGTCGACTCCTTTTGGACCTGTTGGACTCGGGATGTGTTCCCTTCACTGCTGCCAAGGAAAAAGTGGCACGCAGAGAAAAGAAATGTTAGAGTGGGTCACTTTGTCATTATGCAATCATCAAATGCGGTTCGTGGGAAATGGAATGTTGGCCGCATCATTAACGTGTACCCTGGACGAGACAGCAGAGGGAGAAATGTTAAGGTCAAGACCCGCAATGGAGAATACCAGAGGCCCATTTCCAAGATTGCTGTTATCTACCCCGCAGAAGGCTATGATGATGACTGCCTGTAA
- the LOC138009813 gene encoding uncharacterized protein, whose product MQPTVATVSALTSNQRALLPIVQVDIVGTGSATRKANALLDLEAQISLIKSSLAEDLKLRGKSVVVIITKVGDKEEELKTIMYRVQLRSLEDRSAHVIDAIGIPSISDDVAQVEITDIAKKLGLNRHQLHLGHGQTDLLIGIDQATLHTGETRKFDNMIARHSPLGWVVFGAIPGQSASTHVYHIKLEAPVDLAAFWFTESMGVAVKACTCQAEKLSQVEREEAKLIEDSCQKIGNHWLIPYLWKKDPSQLPDNKSQALKKLEATERRLLRNPEHARAYDKQMMKMKELQFARKLTEKEAREYTGPVHCISHHEVLRPENKSTPVRIVFNSSAAF is encoded by the coding sequence ATGCAACCGACAGTCGCAACTGTTTCTGCCTTGACGAGTAATCAGAGAGCACTGCTACCAATTGTACAAGTGGACATAGTAGGAACTGGCAGCGCGACTCGAAAAGCCAATGCATTACTGGATTTAGAAGCGCAGATAAGCTTAATCAAGTCATCCCTCGCAGAGGATCTAAAGCTAAGAGGAAAATCAGTCGTGGTAATCATCACAAAAGTGGGCGACAAGGAAGAAGAATTGAAGACAATTATGTATCGCGTTCAGCTGAGATCACTAGAGGACCGCAGCGCACACGTCATAGACGCCATAGGAATCCCGTCAATCAGCGACGACGTAGCACAGGTGGAAATTACCGATATTGCAAAAAAACTTGGCCTCAACAGACATCAGCTCCACCTGGGACATGGACAGACGGACTTGCTTATCGGAATTGACCAGGCAACACTCCACACCGGAGAAACTAGAAAGTTTGACAATATGATCGCGCGGCACTCACCACTGGGATGGGTTGTTTTTGGCGCAATACCTGGTCAGTCAGCGTCCACACATGTTTATCATATCAAGTTGGAAGCACCCGTTGACCTGgcagcattttggttcacagaGAGCATGGGCGTTGCTGTTAAGGCTTGTACCTGCCAAGCAGAAAAACTTAGCCAAGTAGAGCGAGAGGAAGCGAAATTAATTGAAGATTCCTGTCAGAAAATTGGAAACCACTGGTTAATCCCATACCTGTGGAAAAAGGATCCCAGTCAGCTTCCTGATAACAAGTCACAAGCGTTGAAGAAATTGGAGGCAACGGAACGTCGATTACTTAGAAACCCAGAGCACGCCAGAGCTTATGACAAGCAAATGATGAAAATGAAGGAATTACAGTTCGCAAGGAAGttgacagaaaaagaagcaAGAGAATACACAGGTCCAGTCCACTGTATCTCCCACCATGAAGTCTTAAGACCCGAGAACAAGAGCACCCCAGTCAGAATTGTTTTCAACTCATCAGCGGCATTCTAA